A single genomic interval of Scyliorhinus canicula chromosome 15, sScyCan1.1, whole genome shotgun sequence harbors:
- the c15h1orf74 gene encoding LOW QUALITY PROTEIN: UPF0739 protein C1orf74 homolog (The sequence of the model RefSeq protein was modified relative to this genomic sequence to represent the inferred CDS: inserted 4 bases in 2 codons), which yields METVLKEQLVXAVQKTLRIKERKPFSNXRCLNLFAEILTVDCDLKPTFLYDYSPARAEQIQKYVQELQKTGLLSRDLHILNIEDNTLIINLNKTIKHLERTLQENGLPIIDVSANWDNPRRAEACVTEQVKVQLELILKHLKSQVVQRGKRESGTVSESAIFSSEWNLCTLFGFLLGFPVSYWFDFKKSFENCLSMAELRVFSASAFCPRISKNLKHQMYSFSVPEILYLDLQNTIERWNRDLMFDFNKQSSFSEFSIPQILPVSLQLYFKKYESRDSYVVCEASKKQNSAGAGNLK from the exons ATGGAAACTGTACTGAAGGAGCAACTGGT TGCTGTGCAGAAAACCTTGAGGATAAAAGAAAGGAAACCTTTCTCGAA ACGTTGCTTGAATCTCTTTGCTGAGATTCTAACTGTAGATTGTGATTTGAAGCCCACTTTCCTGTATGATTATAGTCCAGCAAGAGCAGAACAGATCCAGAAATATGTCCAGGAATTACAGAAAACAGGACTTCTTTCTCGAGATTTACATATCCTCAACATTGAGGACAACACACTGATCataaatttaaacaaaacaatCAAACACTTGGAAAGAACACTGCAAGAAAATGGACTTCCAATCATTGATGTTTCTGCAAACTGGGACAATCCGAGACGAGctgaggcttgtgtcactgaacAAGTGAAAGTCCAGTTGGAGCTTATTTTGAAGCACTTAAAATCCCAAGTAGTTCAAAGGGGGAAACGTGAATCAGGTACTGTTAGTGAAAGTGCAATTTTCTCTTCAGAGTGGAACCTGTGCACATTGTTTGGATTTCTCCTTGGGTTCCCGGTTTCATACTGGTTTGATTTTAAGAAAAGTTTTGAGAATTGTTTGAGCATGGCTGAGCTTCGGGTTTTCTCTGCCTCTGCATTTTGTCCCAGAATCTCTAAAAATCTCAAACATCAAATGTACTCGTTCAGTGTCCCAGAAATCCTCTACTTGGATTTGCAAAACACCATAGAGAGGTGGAACAGGGACCTGATGTTTGACTTCAACAAGCAGTCCAGTTTCTCTGAATTCAGTATTCCACAAATATTGCCCGTCAGCCTGCAATTATACTTTAAAAAGTATGAGAGCAGGGACTCTTATGTGGTTTGTGAAGCATCTAAGAAGCAAaattctgcaggtgctggaaatttgaaataa